One Nonomuraea angiospora DNA segment encodes these proteins:
- a CDS encoding VOC family protein, which produces MDVRLDHLVCWVSDQLDSLHFYEQVIGLPGVRAEEFREGKAAFPSVRVSAETILDLMAYEASMGVDEGTGVKGSTGHPINHFCLAVGKEDFDELQVRLKRHGVEITGSGVNSFGAQGIAPETMFFPDPDGNVVEVRYYE; this is translated from the coding sequence ATGGACGTGCGGCTCGACCATCTCGTCTGCTGGGTCTCCGACCAGCTCGATTCCCTGCATTTCTACGAGCAGGTTATCGGCCTGCCCGGGGTGCGGGCCGAGGAGTTTCGCGAGGGAAAGGCGGCGTTTCCGAGTGTACGGGTCTCGGCCGAGACCATCCTCGACCTGATGGCGTACGAGGCCTCCATGGGGGTGGACGAGGGCACCGGGGTCAAGGGCAGCACCGGGCATCCGATCAACCACTTCTGCCTGGCCGTCGGAAAGGAGGATTTCGACGAGCTGCAGGTCCGGCTGAAGCGGCACGGGGTCGAGATCACGGGCTCCGGCGTCAACTCCTTCGGCGCCCAGGGCATCGCCCCCGAGACGATGTTCTTCCCCGACCCTGACGGCAACGTCGTGGAGGTGCGCTACTACGAGTGA
- a CDS encoding TetR/AcrR family transcriptional regulator, translated as MADTRTKLLEAALETLKEHGIAGVSARTIAAAAGVNQALVFYHFGSVDQLLADAVEHGSRQRVALYRARFAAVTTLRELLDLGRALHAEERAEGTVAALAQVLAGGQTDPKLAPATATGLNLWIEEVEQALGRVLARSPLAEFVDVTGLAKATAAAFVGLELYEGVDPDGANQAFDALESLAGLVAALEDMGPLVRRAARAKLRRHS; from the coding sequence GTGGCCGACACACGTACCAAACTGCTCGAAGCCGCGCTGGAGACGCTCAAGGAGCACGGCATCGCCGGCGTCTCCGCCCGGACGATCGCCGCGGCGGCGGGGGTCAACCAGGCCCTCGTCTTCTACCACTTCGGCAGCGTCGACCAGCTCCTCGCGGACGCCGTCGAGCACGGCTCCCGGCAGCGCGTCGCCCTCTACCGCGCCCGCTTCGCCGCCGTCACCACCCTCCGCGAGCTCCTCGACCTCGGCCGCGCGCTGCACGCGGAGGAACGGGCGGAAGGCACCGTCGCCGCCCTCGCCCAGGTCCTCGCGGGCGGCCAGACCGACCCCAAGCTCGCACCGGCCACCGCCACCGGCCTCAACCTGTGGATCGAGGAGGTCGAGCAGGCGCTGGGGAGGGTGCTGGCCAGGTCGCCGCTGGCGGAGTTCGTGGACGTGACGGGCCTGGCCAAGGCCACGGCGGCGGCGTTCGTGGGCCTGGAGCTCTACGAAGGAGTGGACCCGGACGGCGCGAACCAGGCGTTCGACGCCCTGGAGAGCCTGGCGGGCCTGGTGGCGGCCCTGGAGGACATGGGCCCCCTCGTACGCCGCGCCGCCCGGGCCAAGCTGCGCCGTCACTCGTAG
- a CDS encoding MmcQ/YjbR family DNA-binding protein has translation MGVSVDEFLQLLDELPGVHMSHGGEWIGLKVRDKGFGYLWEATETVGLKATIEEQIALVAERPDVFEVQFTAGRFGWVVVHLDKIDSDELFELVAEAWCLTAPKAMVAEFEAAHQIGQGAL, from the coding sequence ATGGGTGTGAGCGTCGATGAGTTCCTCCAGTTGCTGGACGAGTTGCCCGGGGTCCACATGAGCCACGGTGGCGAGTGGATCGGGCTCAAGGTCCGCGACAAGGGCTTCGGCTACCTGTGGGAGGCGACCGAGACCGTCGGGCTCAAGGCCACGATCGAGGAGCAGATCGCGCTGGTGGCCGAGCGGCCCGACGTGTTCGAGGTGCAGTTCACGGCCGGGCGGTTCGGCTGGGTGGTCGTGCACCTCGACAAGATCGACTCTGACGAGCTGTTCGAGCTGGTGGCCGAGGCCTGGTGCCTGACCGCGCCGAAGGCGATGGTGGCCGAGTTCGAGGCCGCGCATCAAATCGGGCAGGGCGCGTTATAG
- a CDS encoding GNAT family N-acetyltransferase produces the protein MGAVHVRLREWRADDAPVVLRAFRAPDLRTQASWPVVTLKDASGWIAAWRGVGHAFAITIEGPEGEQVVGNVAVSRLDDHDSGWVSYWVVPEARGRGIAAAATGELARWAFGELGLCRLELEHHVDNPASCRVAAKAGFRPEGVQRGERQEVERHVRLATDPPIAAFPAP, from the coding sequence GTGGGCGCTGTGCACGTGCGGTTGCGGGAGTGGCGCGCGGACGACGCGCCGGTCGTGCTGAGGGCCTTCCGGGCGCCGGACCTCCGGACCCAGGCGTCCTGGCCCGTCGTCACGCTCAAGGACGCCTCCGGGTGGATCGCCGCCTGGCGCGGGGTGGGCCACGCGTTCGCCATCACGATCGAGGGCCCCGAGGGCGAGCAGGTGGTCGGAAACGTCGCGGTGTCCCGCCTCGACGACCACGACAGCGGCTGGGTGTCCTACTGGGTCGTGCCCGAGGCCAGGGGTCGGGGCATCGCCGCGGCGGCCACCGGGGAGCTGGCCCGGTGGGCGTTCGGCGAGCTGGGGCTCTGCCGGCTGGAGCTGGAGCATCACGTCGACAACCCGGCGTCGTGCCGGGTCGCCGCGAAGGCCGGGTTCCGGCCGGAGGGCGTCCAGCGCGGCGAACGCCAGGAGGTGGAACGCCACGTCCGCCTGGCGACCGACCCCCCGATCGCCGCCTTCCCGGCCCCGTGA
- a CDS encoding DMT family transporter: MRNGPPAVVAASVLWGTAGTAGLLVSADSVALAAARLVIGGTALALVAGAGVRKAIRPSLLLAAVAVAAYQLCFFAAVARTGVAIGTVVAIGSGPVFTGLLSWLLHGHRPTARWAAATAAAICGCAALIVGGGAEAGGQTVSGVLFALLGGLLYAFYAVMAARAIGRGAESNAVMGVMFGGAALIMLPVLLANGLAWMSEPRGLLAVLYLGLGTTALSYFLYGRGLRTTPVATAATLALAEPAVAALLGLVVLGERLAPISIAGLVLLALSLVAVAIPEKARDQEPVPERELESQP, translated from the coding sequence ATGAGAAACGGACCACCCGCCGTTGTCGCTGCCTCCGTGCTCTGGGGCACGGCCGGGACGGCAGGACTGCTCGTCTCCGCCGACTCCGTCGCACTGGCCGCCGCACGGCTGGTCATCGGGGGGACGGCGCTCGCGCTCGTGGCCGGGGCCGGCGTCAGGAAGGCGATCAGGCCGAGCCTGCTGCTGGCCGCCGTCGCGGTCGCCGCGTACCAGCTCTGCTTCTTCGCCGCCGTCGCCCGCACGGGGGTCGCCATCGGCACCGTGGTGGCGATCGGGAGCGGGCCCGTCTTCACGGGGCTGCTGTCCTGGCTCCTCCACGGTCACCGGCCGACCGCGCGGTGGGCCGCGGCGACCGCCGCGGCCATCTGCGGGTGCGCCGCGCTCATCGTGGGCGGCGGGGCCGAGGCCGGCGGGCAGACGGTCTCGGGGGTGCTGTTCGCGCTGCTCGGCGGCCTGCTCTACGCCTTCTACGCGGTCATGGCCGCGCGGGCGATCGGCCGCGGGGCCGAGTCCAACGCCGTCATGGGGGTCATGTTCGGCGGTGCGGCGCTCATCATGCTGCCCGTCCTCCTGGCGAACGGGCTCGCCTGGATGAGCGAGCCGCGCGGGCTGCTCGCCGTCCTCTACCTGGGCCTCGGCACCACGGCCCTGTCCTACTTCCTGTACGGCAGGGGCCTGCGGACCACGCCGGTGGCCACGGCCGCCACGCTGGCCCTGGCGGAGCCGGCGGTCGCGGCGCTGCTCGGCCTGGTGGTGCTCGGCGAGCGGCTGGCCCCGATCTCGATCGCGGGCCTGGTGCTCCTCGCGCTGAGCCTGGTGGCCGTGGCGATCCCGGAGAAAGCACGCGACCAAGAGCCCGTGCCGGAAAGGGAGCTAGAGTCGCAGCCGTGA
- a CDS encoding GntR family transcriptional regulator — translation MTLPLRPVSTVGALADSLRSRVLSGEIPPGTPLPEQEIAASYGVARPTVREALASLVHEGLLRRERNRSAYVPEVTLSDLDDLMYVRRPLEDLMAQAVAGQRVPGAEAALHRMAALPADAPWSESVAEHMAMHQALIEAVGSPRLERLYGVLAAETRLGLVRLREVYTDRDVLVREHRELLDAIADGPPDAARAAVAAHLSHSWGGH, via the coding sequence GTGACGTTGCCGCTCAGACCCGTCTCCACCGTCGGCGCGCTCGCCGACTCCCTGCGCAGCAGGGTGCTGTCCGGCGAGATCCCGCCCGGCACCCCGCTGCCCGAGCAGGAGATCGCCGCCTCGTACGGCGTCGCCAGGCCGACCGTGCGCGAAGCGCTGGCGAGCCTCGTCCACGAGGGGCTGCTGAGACGCGAGCGCAACCGCAGCGCTTATGTCCCCGAGGTGACGCTTTCGGACCTCGACGATCTCATGTACGTGCGCAGGCCGCTCGAAGACCTCATGGCGCAGGCCGTGGCCGGGCAGCGGGTCCCCGGGGCGGAGGCCGCGCTGCACCGGATGGCGGCCCTGCCCGCCGACGCGCCCTGGTCGGAGAGCGTGGCCGAGCACATGGCGATGCACCAGGCGCTGATCGAGGCGGTGGGCAGCCCCCGGCTCGAACGGCTCTACGGAGTCCTGGCGGCGGAGACGCGGCTCGGGCTGGTGCGGCTCCGGGAGGTCTACACGGACCGGGACGTTTTGGTGCGCGAGCATCGCGAGCTGCTCGACGCCATCGCCGACGGCCCACCGGACGCGGCCAGGGCGGCGGTGGCCGCGCATCTCAGCCACTCGTGGGGCGGTCACTGA
- a CDS encoding sugar transferase, protein MRVGTGESAVVLLGAVPRRASSIWTRAYLRLLLGGDTTCALLACVCVLGIRLVAGVFIPWIEFMLGLGLIVAWPVALMMGGAYRQRANGEGTDEFKAVFNGGVGLMATVAILAYATQTAVARSFVMAMLPLALLSTLYFRYRMRKRLHRRRAVGDYMRQVIAVGHRESILDLVMQFRRQPHHGMQVVGACLPHSAMDSALDIDLDGIPVLGSFGDVAEVVERVRADAVAVLACPELDGAALRRLAWSLETARTDLFVAPALMDVAGPRISIRPVAGMPLLHLEHPEFDGTKQVAKTVFDRLVAATALLLLALPLLAIALVIRLTSQGPALFHQVRVGKGGKEFHVVKFRTMVVDAERLKSALLDSNEFDGVLFKIRNDPRITRVGAFLRKYSLDELPQLLNVLRGEMSLVGPRPPLPEEVGQYGADVRRRLVVKPGMTGLWQVSGRSDLSWEESVRLDLRYVENWSLILDLQILWKTWSVVTRGEGAY, encoded by the coding sequence ATGAGGGTGGGGACTGGGGAGTCCGCTGTCGTGCTCCTCGGGGCCGTGCCACGCCGCGCGTCGAGCATCTGGACGCGCGCGTACCTGCGGCTCCTGTTAGGCGGGGACACGACCTGCGCACTGCTGGCATGCGTCTGCGTGCTGGGCATCCGGCTCGTCGCCGGGGTGTTCATACCGTGGATCGAGTTCATGCTCGGACTCGGCCTGATCGTCGCCTGGCCCGTCGCGCTCATGATGGGCGGCGCGTACCGGCAGCGCGCCAACGGCGAGGGAACGGACGAGTTCAAGGCCGTCTTCAACGGCGGCGTCGGCCTGATGGCGACCGTCGCCATCCTGGCCTATGCGACGCAGACCGCGGTCGCGCGCAGCTTCGTGATGGCGATGCTGCCGCTGGCGCTGCTGTCCACGCTGTACTTCCGCTACCGGATGCGTAAGCGTCTCCACCGCAGGAGAGCGGTCGGCGACTACATGCGCCAGGTGATCGCGGTCGGGCACCGGGAGTCGATCCTCGACCTGGTGATGCAGTTCAGGCGGCAGCCGCACCACGGGATGCAGGTGGTGGGAGCCTGCCTTCCCCACAGTGCGATGGACAGCGCGCTGGACATCGACCTCGACGGCATCCCCGTGCTCGGCTCCTTCGGCGACGTGGCCGAGGTGGTCGAGCGCGTGCGGGCCGACGCCGTGGCCGTGCTGGCCTGCCCGGAGCTGGACGGGGCCGCGCTGCGCCGGCTGGCCTGGAGCCTGGAGACCGCGCGCACCGACCTCTTCGTGGCCCCCGCGCTCATGGACGTGGCCGGGCCGCGCATCAGCATCAGGCCGGTCGCGGGGATGCCGCTCCTGCACCTGGAGCACCCCGAGTTCGACGGCACCAAGCAGGTCGCGAAGACCGTCTTCGACCGCCTGGTGGCGGCGACCGCCCTGCTGCTCCTGGCGCTGCCGCTGCTGGCCATCGCGCTGGTGATCCGCCTCACCAGCCAGGGGCCCGCGCTGTTCCACCAGGTGAGGGTGGGCAAAGGCGGCAAAGAGTTCCATGTCGTGAAATTTCGTACGATGGTGGTTGATGCGGAGCGGCTCAAGAGCGCGCTTCTGGACTCGAACGAGTTCGACGGCGTGCTCTTCAAGATTAGGAACGATCCAAGAATCACTCGGGTAGGCGCTTTCCTGCGGAAATACTCGCTCGACGAGCTGCCCCAGCTGCTGAACGTGCTCCGAGGAGAGATGTCCCTGGTCGGCCCCCGCCCGCCGCTGCCGGAGGAGGTGGGCCAGTACGGCGCCGACGTCCGCCGCCGGCTGGTGGTCAAACCGGGCATGACCGGGCTCTGGCAGGTCAGCGGCCGCTCCGACCTGAGCTGGGAGGAGTCCGTACGCCTCGACCTGCGGTACGTGGAGAACTGGTCGCTCATCCTCGACCTGCAGATCCTCTGGAAGACCTGGTCCGTCGTCACCCGTGGAGAAGGGGCTTACTAG
- a CDS encoding glucose-1-phosphate thymidylyltransferase, whose product MKALVLAGGSGTRLRPITHTSAKQLVPVANKPVLFYGLEAIAAAGIRELGLVVGDTHAEIESAVGDGSAFGLQVTYLRQEAPLGLAHGVLIAREFLGDEDFVMYLGDNFVVGGINDLVDRFARERPAAQIMLTRVGDPRQFGVAELDAAGRVIGLEEKPARPKSDLALVGVYLFSPAVHAAVAELKPSWRGELEITDAIQWLIEAGLRVESSVISGYWKDTGNVTDMLEVNRLVLESVEPSVRGHVDDASELVGRVVVAEGAVVERSRIVGPVIIGHGARIRDSYVGPFTSIGADCAVTGSEIEYSIVLPRASIAGVGRIESSLIGHDVEVTPAPNTPRAHRLVLGDHSKVQISS is encoded by the coding sequence GTGAAAGCACTCGTGCTCGCCGGCGGGTCGGGCACACGGCTCCGGCCCATCACGCACACCTCGGCCAAGCAACTGGTGCCGGTCGCGAACAAGCCGGTCCTCTTCTACGGGCTGGAGGCGATCGCGGCGGCGGGCATCAGGGAGCTCGGCCTGGTGGTCGGCGACACCCATGCGGAGATCGAGTCCGCCGTGGGGGACGGCTCGGCCTTCGGGCTGCAGGTCACCTACCTGCGGCAGGAGGCCCCGCTCGGGCTCGCGCACGGTGTGCTGATCGCCAGGGAGTTCCTGGGCGACGAGGACTTCGTCATGTACCTGGGCGACAACTTCGTCGTGGGCGGCATCAACGACCTGGTGGACAGGTTCGCCCGCGAGCGGCCCGCCGCTCAGATCATGCTGACCAGGGTCGGCGACCCGCGCCAGTTCGGGGTGGCCGAGCTCGACGCCGCCGGCCGGGTGATCGGCCTGGAGGAGAAGCCCGCCCGCCCCAAGAGCGACCTGGCGCTGGTCGGCGTCTACCTGTTCAGCCCGGCCGTCCACGCGGCGGTGGCCGAGCTCAAGCCGTCGTGGCGGGGCGAGCTGGAGATCACCGACGCGATCCAGTGGCTGATCGAGGCGGGGCTGCGCGTCGAGTCCTCGGTGATCTCCGGCTACTGGAAGGACACCGGCAACGTCACCGACATGCTGGAGGTCAACCGGCTGGTCCTGGAGTCGGTCGAGCCCAGCGTACGCGGGCACGTGGACGACGCCAGCGAGCTGGTGGGCCGGGTGGTCGTCGCGGAGGGGGCCGTGGTCGAGCGGTCCAGGATCGTCGGCCCGGTGATCATCGGTCACGGCGCGCGGATCCGTGACAGCTACGTCGGCCCCTTCACCTCCATCGGCGCCGACTGCGCCGTCACCGGCAGCGAGATCGAGTATTCGATCGTGCTGCCCAGGGCCTCCATCGCCGGGGTCGGCCGCATCGAGTCGTCGCTGATCGGCCACGACGTCGAGGTCACCCCGGCACCCAACACGCCCAGAGCCCACCGTCTCGTGCTGGGCGATCACAGCAAGGTACAGATCAGTTCATGA
- the rfbB gene encoding dTDP-glucose 4,6-dehydratase: MTRILVTGGAGFIGSHFVRNLHDMYVTVLDKLTYAGNRANLEGARHEFVHGDICDAELLRRVVPGHDLVVNFAAESHVDRSIEGAAEFMRTNALGTQTLLQACLEAGVPKVVQVSTDEVYGSIDIGSWDEDAPLRPRSPYAASKAAGDLIARAYAITYGLNVSITRCGNNYGPRQYPEKLIPLFLTNLMRGRKVPLYGDGGNVRDWIHVADHCAGIRLVAEKGEPGEVYNIAGTAELTNKELTGRLLQACGRGWDAVEYVEDRKGHDRRYSMDDAKLRALGYRPEIPFEQGLKETVRWYAEHRDWWTS, encoded by the coding sequence ATGACCCGGATCCTGGTGACGGGCGGTGCGGGCTTCATCGGCTCGCACTTCGTCCGCAATCTGCACGACATGTACGTCACGGTGCTGGACAAGCTCACGTATGCCGGCAACCGGGCCAACCTCGAAGGAGCGCGCCACGAGTTCGTACACGGGGACATCTGCGACGCCGAGCTGCTCAGGCGCGTCGTCCCCGGCCACGACCTCGTCGTGAACTTCGCGGCCGAGTCGCACGTGGACCGGTCGATCGAGGGCGCGGCCGAGTTCATGCGCACCAACGCGCTGGGCACCCAGACCCTCCTCCAGGCGTGCCTGGAGGCCGGGGTGCCGAAGGTGGTCCAGGTGTCGACCGACGAGGTGTACGGGTCGATCGACATCGGCTCGTGGGACGAGGACGCGCCGCTGCGCCCGCGCTCGCCGTACGCGGCGTCGAAGGCCGCCGGCGACCTGATCGCCCGGGCCTACGCGATCACCTACGGCCTGAACGTCTCGATCACCAGGTGCGGCAACAACTACGGGCCGAGACAGTACCCGGAGAAACTCATCCCGCTGTTCCTGACGAACCTGATGCGCGGCCGGAAGGTCCCCCTGTACGGCGACGGCGGCAACGTCCGCGACTGGATCCACGTCGCCGACCACTGCGCCGGCATCCGGCTGGTCGCCGAGAAGGGCGAGCCGGGCGAGGTCTACAACATCGCGGGCACGGCCGAGCTGACCAACAAGGAGCTGACCGGCCGCCTGCTCCAGGCCTGCGGCAGGGGCTGGGACGCGGTCGAGTACGTCGAGGACCGCAAGGGCCACGACCGCAGGTACTCGATGGACGACGCGAAGCTGCGGGCGCTCGGCTACCGGCCGGAGATCCCGTTCGAGCAGGGGCTGAAGGAGACCGTCCGCTGGTACGCCGAGCACCGGGACTGGTGGACCTCGTGA
- the rfbD gene encoding dTDP-4-dehydrorhamnose reductase, translated as MRWLITGAGGMLAADVLDRAALTGEPVLALGRAELDLRDRRAVRDFVSAYRPRVVINCAGWTAVDDAEAGEAEALAVNGHAVRWLAEACDLAAARLVHVSTDYVFDGDGVVPYAEDAPTGPINAYGRTKLAGEYAALEHGHYVVRSAWLYGAGGANFVRTMIRLADERPTVDVVDDQHGQPTWAADLADYLVRLARSDLPPGVYHGTSAGETTWCGFAKEIFGLLGADPDRVHPVTSEAFPRPAKRPAYSVLAHTKGEPIRHWRTALHAAWPVLMRGRRCSVV; from the coding sequence ATGAGGTGGCTCATCACGGGCGCCGGCGGCATGCTCGCCGCCGACGTCCTGGACAGGGCGGCATTGACCGGGGAGCCGGTGCTCGCGCTCGGCCGGGCCGAGCTGGACCTGCGCGACAGGCGCGCGGTGCGGGACTTCGTGTCCGCCTACCGGCCGAGAGTCGTGATCAACTGCGCCGGCTGGACCGCGGTGGACGACGCCGAGGCCGGCGAGGCGGAGGCGCTGGCGGTCAACGGGCATGCCGTGCGCTGGCTGGCCGAGGCCTGCGACCTGGCGGCGGCGCGGCTGGTGCACGTCTCCACCGACTACGTCTTCGACGGGGACGGCGTGGTGCCGTACGCGGAGGACGCGCCGACGGGGCCGATCAACGCGTACGGGCGGACCAAGCTCGCCGGGGAGTACGCGGCGCTGGAGCACGGGCACTACGTGGTGCGCAGCGCCTGGCTCTACGGCGCGGGCGGCGCGAACTTCGTGCGGACCATGATCCGGCTGGCGGACGAGCGGCCCACGGTCGACGTGGTCGACGACCAGCACGGCCAGCCGACCTGGGCGGCCGACCTGGCGGACTACCTCGTCCGGCTGGCCCGCTCCGACCTGCCGCCGGGCGTCTACCACGGCACCAGCGCGGGCGAGACCACCTGGTGCGGGTTCGCCAAGGAGATCTTCGGCCTGCTCGGCGCCGACCCGGACCGCGTACACCCCGTGACCAGCGAGGCCTTCCCCCGCCCGGCCAAGCGGCCGGCCTACAGCGTGCTCGCGCACACGAAGGGGGAGCCGATCCGGCACTGGCGCACGGCGCTGCACGCGGCCTGGCCGGTGCTGATGCGTGGGCGTCGGTGCAGCGTCGTCTGA
- a CDS encoding endonuclease/exonuclease/phosphatase family protein: MQRRLKDSVLWLMVAGLAGWAGLRLCGWEPKFVWSQLVSFTPYAAVLALVPLGFAIYLRSGALVAAALVVAVAFAVIVLPRAIPEGNPPAGGPVLRVMAVNLLHSSVLPPDLVDAVERERPDVLHLLEFTDLMRERVEELGLGRLLPYKIVLPGEDSQGAAIYSRYPLRPGDAPIAAPAFVESPRHLPAVVTLPGGREVDLVAVHACAPSEGWRTACWASSIRALPPAGGRLRVLAGDFNSTLDHAVLRDLIATGYRDAAHVTGQGLSMTWPYYEQSRLFPKVAIDHVLADPRIAIRSFRTLRMPRTDHRATLTELVLP, from the coding sequence GTGCAGCGTCGTCTGAAGGACTCGGTGCTGTGGCTCATGGTGGCGGGCCTGGCCGGGTGGGCGGGCCTGCGCCTGTGCGGCTGGGAGCCGAAGTTCGTCTGGTCGCAGCTGGTGTCGTTCACTCCGTACGCGGCCGTGCTCGCTCTGGTGCCGCTGGGGTTCGCGATCTACCTGCGCTCCGGGGCGCTGGTGGCGGCCGCGCTCGTCGTGGCCGTCGCCTTCGCGGTCATCGTGCTGCCGCGGGCGATCCCGGAGGGCAACCCGCCCGCCGGCGGTCCGGTGCTGCGGGTGATGGCCGTCAACCTGCTGCACTCTTCCGTGCTGCCGCCCGATCTGGTCGACGCGGTCGAGCGCGAGCGGCCTGACGTGCTGCACCTGCTGGAGTTCACCGACCTGATGCGGGAACGGGTGGAGGAGCTCGGGCTGGGGCGGCTGCTGCCGTACAAGATCGTCTTGCCGGGGGAGGACTCCCAGGGCGCGGCGATCTACTCGCGCTACCCGCTGCGGCCGGGGGACGCGCCGATCGCGGCCCCCGCCTTCGTGGAGAGCCCGCGCCACCTTCCCGCCGTCGTCACCCTGCCGGGCGGGCGGGAGGTGGACCTCGTCGCGGTCCACGCGTGCGCGCCCTCCGAGGGCTGGCGTACGGCGTGCTGGGCGTCGAGCATCCGGGCGCTGCCACCTGCCGGAGGGCGCCTGCGCGTGCTGGCCGGGGACTTCAACTCCACCCTGGACCACGCGGTGCTGCGCGACCTGATCGCCACCGGCTACCGGGACGCCGCCCACGTCACCGGCCAGGGGCTGTCCATGACCTGGCCCTACTACGAACAGTCGCGGTTGTTCCCGAAGGTGGCCATCGATCACGTGCTGGCCGACCCCCGGATCGCGATCCGGAGCTTCCGGACCCTGCGGATGCCCAGGACGGACCATCGCGCGACGCTCACCGAGCTGGTCCTTCCGTGA
- a CDS encoding WecB/TagA/CpsF family glycosyltransferase: MTRLPEQASRKTILGTTLDALTMRQVIARCVAAVSENRRLTIGVVNAAKVVNMRTDAALRQSVVDSDLVLADGQSVVWAARMLGHRLPERVAGIDLFTELMAEGHRRGYRAYFLGATDEVLAGVLAEVRLRFPGLGIAGSRNGYFAVEDSAEVAAEIAESRADLLFLGITSPKKEIFIREWGESTRARIIHGVGGSFDVLAGHTRRAPLRWQRLGLEWLYRMLQEPLRLGPRYVRTNGRFLLLVLRERAGVKRRIEETT; encoded by the coding sequence ATGACGAGGTTGCCGGAGCAGGCCTCCAGGAAGACGATACTCGGCACCACACTGGACGCCCTCACCATGCGCCAGGTGATCGCGCGGTGCGTGGCGGCGGTCTCGGAGAACAGGAGACTCACCATCGGCGTGGTGAACGCCGCCAAGGTGGTCAACATGCGGACGGACGCCGCATTACGGCAGTCCGTGGTCGACAGCGATCTCGTGCTGGCAGACGGGCAGTCGGTGGTCTGGGCGGCGCGGATGCTCGGTCACCGGCTTCCCGAGCGGGTCGCGGGCATCGACCTGTTCACGGAGCTGATGGCCGAGGGGCACCGGCGCGGCTACCGCGCCTATTTCCTCGGCGCGACCGACGAGGTGCTGGCCGGGGTGCTGGCGGAGGTACGGCTGCGCTTTCCCGGGCTGGGCATCGCCGGTTCGCGCAACGGATACTTCGCGGTGGAGGACTCGGCCGAGGTCGCCGCCGAGATCGCCGAATCCCGAGCCGACCTGCTGTTCCTGGGCATCACCTCGCCGAAGAAGGAGATCTTCATCCGCGAGTGGGGCGAGAGCACCCGGGCGCGGATCATCCACGGCGTGGGCGGCTCGTTCGACGTGCTGGCCGGGCACACCCGCAGGGCGCCGCTGCGCTGGCAGCGCCTGGGCCTGGAATGGCTCTACCGCATGCTGCAGGAGCCGTTGCGGCTCGGTCCGCGCTACGTGCGGACCAACGGCAGATTCCTGCTCCTGGTGCTCCGGGAGCGGGCCGGTGTCAAACGCAGGATCGAGGAGACGACGTGA